The proteins below come from a single Ictalurus furcatus strain D&B chromosome 15, Billie_1.0, whole genome shotgun sequence genomic window:
- the LOC128619065 gene encoding zinc finger protein 341-like produces the protein MSAISAFTSMDTPVTAMQASSQSNLSLPSAASYLQHQPQASQPLPLAQAPPLSAQVPTSINSPIVQVYSTLPPMAGGGNAEVHTLGLQQFQSVQGGGGQCADSQTAAFSSAPVYSSAKPAQKLKSCSSTVTLSELSEYDKVIIPKKTRNSKKGQEGNGERFEHHFSFHLKEQVVIYTAFNLPKICRAHFWARNIGTKGWIQIHLMADLNP, from the exons ATGTCGGCCATCTCGGCGTTCACGTCCATGGACACCCCAGTCACGGCCATGCAGGCTTCCTCTCAG agTAATTTGAGCCTGCCCAGTGCAGCATCATACCTGCAGCACCAACCACAGGCCTCTCAGCCCCTCCcactggcccaggctccacccCTTTCTGCACAGGTTCCCACCAGTATCAACAGCCCAATAGTGCAGGTGTACAGCACACTGCCCCCGATGGCTGGAGGAGGAAACGCAGAGGTCCACACACTCGGCCTCCAACAGTTCCAGtctgttcag ggtggtggtggtcaGTGTGCGGACAGTCAGACTGCAGCCTTCAGCAGCGCTCCCGTTTACAGTTCGGCTAAACCGGCACAGAAGCTGAAGAGCTGCAGCAGCACCGTGACTCTGAGCGAGCTGAGCGAATACGACAAGGTCATCATCCCCAAAAAGACCCGCAACTCCAAGAAAGGCCAGGAAGGTAATGGAGAGCGCTTCGAAcaccatttttcatttcatttaaaggaGCAGGTTGTCATTTATACAGCCTTTAATTTGCCTAAAATATGCAGAGctcatttctgggccagaaacaTCGGTACGAAAGGCTGGATTCAGATTCACTTAATGGCAGATTTAAATCCCTGA